A DNA window from Danio aesculapii chromosome 14, fDanAes4.1, whole genome shotgun sequence contains the following coding sequences:
- the gm2a gene encoding ganglioside GM2 activator — translation MKSCFSVLIALFVTNCFLLEGSSHLLGRKPSKLTKVLGFSWQNCGKPDDPANLKSLDISPDPIPIPGRLTADAKGTTSVELASPLSVNVTVEREVAGMWVKIPCLDEIGSCHYPNVCDLLNQLIPPPQDCPEPLHTYGLPCHCPFKAGDYALPSSEIDIPDVELPGWLTNGKYRVEGILGSSGKELGCLKISFSLHSSKN, via the exons ATGAAAAGCTGCTTCTCCGTGCTTATTGCTCTCTTCGTTACGAACTGTTTTTTGCTGGAGGGCTCGAGCCACTTGCTTGGCAGGAAACCATCAAAATTAACCAAG GTATTGGGATTTTCTTGGCAAAACTGCGGTAAGCCAGATGATCCTGCAAACCTGAAGAGTCTTGATATTTCTCCAGACCCCATTCCCATTCCTGGACGTTTAACTGCAGATGCAAAGGGTACAACATCTGTAGAGCTGGCATCTCCTCTCTCT GTGAACGTGACAGTGGAAAGAGAAGTGGCTGGCATGTGGGTGAAAATCCCATGTCTGGATGAAATCGGAAGTTGTCATTATCCTAATGTCTGTGACCTTCTCAATCAGCTAATTCCCCCCCCACAGGATTGTCCAGAGCCTCTGCACACATATGGCCTGCCCTGCCACTGCCCATTCAAAGCT GGTGATTATGCTTTGCCTTCATCAGAAATCGATATTCCAGATGTTGAACTGCCAGGCTGGCTGACCAATGGCAAATACAGAGTAGAAGGCATTTTAGGAAGCTCGGGGAAAGAACTGGGATGCCTTAAAATCAGCTTCTCACTGCATTCCTCCAAGAATTAA